TAGTATAGAAAGCTTGGGCTAAAACGGATAATATTCCGTAGGTTTTCGAGCCTTTCTTTTCGCAGATGCGCTCGGCTACTTCTTTCTGGAACATTCCTGAAAATTCAGGAATCTGATGTTTAAGATCTAATGTCCTAAAAACAATCTGAGAAGAAATATTGTACGGAAAGTTTCCAATTATGGCAAACTGTTTGTCTTGGTAAACTTCATTTATATTGTACTTCAGGAAATCCTGAGAAATAATTTTGTCTTTTAATTTTGGATAATGTGCATCCAAATACGCTACAGATTCGGTATCGATTTCTATAACATGTGTAGTAATTGGCTTTTCAAGCAAATACTTAGTAAGCACACCCATTCCTGGTCCTATTTCTAAAACCTCATCGTACCCTTTCAGACTTAAAGTGTCTGCAATAGCTTTTGCTACGCTTTCGTCTTTAAGAAAGTGCTGTCCTAAATGTTTTTTGGCTTTTACTTTTTCCATATTTGTTATTTGCTTTCTGCTTTTTGCTTTTTGGGTATTATTTTAATGAGCAGATCCTATAATCGTATTCATAAACATATATTGAAAATGAATAACGTCAAATTGAATTTTTTCTAAACCTGTCAGCAGTCCAATATTCGCTTTGTAGCCAAATCTATAGTTTAAAAAATCTACACTTTTATTTTCCTTATTAATGAAGGTTTTATTGGTGTTAAATAGCTTTTCATTGTCTCCTTTAAAAGAAGCATAAACCCCTCCAGAATATGTAATTACTTTATTTTGTTTGTAAAATTTGTCTATTTTACTTTTCAAAACAGCATATTTTTGTTTTACAAATGCATCATAAAGCGCAGTATCATTTGTTACAAAACAATCTTCTTCTGAGATTTCTGCTTTAATTTCCTCAATGTAATCGTTAATTTCGTTACCCGTATCATAAATCTGTGTTGCAAACTTCATCATTTCTCCAAATGATTTAGGCGACTCTTCGTATTTTACTTTCAACACTTCGTATTTAGAAAAAACAGTATACTTTAAAATTTCTTTCGAAGTATTACTAATTTCTCTAAATTCATTCAGTTGTAAAACAACAGATTTTGCGGTTTCTTGTTCATTCCACAGCTCGTTTTTACTTTGACAGCAAACATTCAGACTTAACAATAAAAATAAAACAAGTTTTATGTAAAGGTGTTTCATAGATAAGGGGCGTGAACAAGTACAATTTTTAATTAGAAATTAATTTTTTTGCAAATATACTTTTTTTAGGTATAAGCAGATAGACCTGTTAATTTTAATCTTAATACAAATTCTATACGGTTCTAATTAAAGAGTACAACTCAAATCTAATGTTCCGAAATAACTTCTAACTCTGTTCTAAAAGAAAGCATTTTATCAGCAAATAATCCTAGAGCTTCTCTGTGAAATTCTGGTTCGTCTTCGATATAAAACTTATCTAAAGTTTCTTTACTGTCTGTTACATATTGAACAGAATACGTAATTCCGCCCATTTCTTCTTCAACCAAAACTTTTACAATTCTTGCCGAAGAAAATTTATTAGTAGCCAGAATTTCTGGTATATGTTTTTCCTGCATCCATTTTAACCATTGGTCGTGAACGCTTTCGTGTATGTTTGTGGTAACGTTGTAAATAATCATTTTTTTCTAATGTTCTGAGATGCTAATGTTCTGAGTTTTTTCTCTAAACTTAAAATAATCTCATTATTAATTCTTTTCAGATTGGAATTTGGAATTTAAAATATTGGAATTTACAAATTCTTATCTCCTCTTAACTCGCGGTATTTTTTTCTGGCATCGACAAAGTAAATACTGTCTTGATGATTAAAAATTACCTTTTCATATAAAGGCTTTGCCTTTTCTGTATCTTTTAATTCGTCGTTATAAATTTCAGCTGAGAAAAATAGCGCTTCATCAACATAAATTCCGTCGCTGTGATTGTCTATAATCTGCTGGTATTGACTTAAAGCCGAAGCA
The Flavobacterium humidisoli DNA segment above includes these coding regions:
- the rsmA gene encoding 16S rRNA (adenine(1518)-N(6)/adenine(1519)-N(6))-dimethyltransferase RsmA — protein: MEKVKAKKHLGQHFLKDESVAKAIADTLSLKGYDEVLEIGPGMGVLTKYLLEKPITTHVIEIDTESVAYLDAHYPKLKDKIISQDFLKYNINEVYQDKQFAIIGNFPYNISSQIVFRTLDLKHQIPEFSGMFQKEVAERICEKKGSKTYGILSVLAQAFYTTEYLFTVDENVFIPPPKVKSGVMRMTRKEDYSLPCSEKLFFTVVKTAFQQRRKTLRNSLKTLNLSDNLREDTIFDKRPEQLSVDEFIELTLKIETDGVQS
- a CDS encoding DUF4286 family protein yields the protein MIIYNVTTNIHESVHDQWLKWMQEKHIPEILATNKFSSARIVKVLVEEEMGGITYSVQYVTDSKETLDKFYIEDEPEFHREALGLFADKMLSFRTELEVISEH